Proteins from a genomic interval of Candidatus Alcyoniella australis:
- a CDS encoding O-acetyl-ADP-ribose deacetylase, which produces MKQSVGASTIELVVGDITGQRVDAIVNAANRSLLGGGGVDGAIHRAAGPELIEACRPLGGCATGRAKITSGFGLDAQYVIHTVGPIWHGGNAGESELLRSCYLSSLELAVEHDLRWVAFPSISTGAYRYPLEQAARIALGTVTEFLAGSAVELEVRFVLFSRSDFETYAVALRELAPEADRA; this is translated from the coding sequence ATGAAGCAAAGCGTGGGTGCGTCGACAATCGAGCTGGTGGTGGGGGACATCACCGGGCAGCGGGTCGATGCGATCGTCAACGCGGCCAATCGCAGCCTGCTCGGCGGCGGCGGGGTCGACGGAGCGATCCATCGCGCGGCCGGACCCGAGCTGATCGAGGCCTGTCGCCCGTTGGGCGGCTGCGCGACCGGCCGGGCCAAGATCACGTCCGGATTCGGGCTGGACGCGCAGTACGTGATTCACACTGTGGGGCCGATCTGGCACGGCGGCAACGCGGGCGAGTCCGAGCTGCTGCGCTCGTGCTATCTAAGCAGCCTCGAGCTGGCGGTTGAGCACGACCTGCGCTGGGTTGCCTTTCCCTCGATCAGCACCGGTGCATACCGCTATCCGCTGGAGCAGGCGGCGCGCATTGCTTTGGGGACCGTGACCGAGTTTCTCGCCGGGTCGGCAGTCGAGCTCGAAGTGCGGTTTGTGCTGTTCAGCCGTTCCGATTTCGAGACCTACGCCGTTGCCCTGCGCGAACTCGCGCCAGAGGCGGATCGAGCTTGA
- the ispD gene encoding 2-C-methyl-D-erythritol 4-phosphate cytidylyltransferase — MERTISNLSAWCIVVGAGSGSRMGAQRPKQFLRLGRRSVLSHTLAVVCGVELIQGVVAVVPRNRLADVRRMVRRDPALSKVAYIVAGGAERADSVLAGLDALDGQCDVVAIHDAARPLVLPSQFAKTIRVAARFGAAVLAVPVCDTIKQATDEGVVLQTPDRRRLWAAQTPQAFERNLLLDAYRAAHDDGFSATDDAALVERINGRVVLVPGSPENFKITTLHDLQHARLVLAQRRGAAR, encoded by the coding sequence ATGGAGCGGACGATTTCGAACCTCAGCGCATGGTGCATCGTAGTCGGGGCGGGCAGCGGCAGCCGGATGGGCGCCCAGCGTCCCAAGCAATTTTTACGCCTGGGACGGCGCAGCGTGTTGAGCCACACCCTGGCCGTGGTCTGCGGCGTGGAGCTGATCCAGGGCGTGGTGGCGGTAGTGCCGCGCAATCGACTGGCAGACGTGCGGCGCATGGTGCGGCGCGATCCGGCGCTGTCCAAGGTGGCGTATATCGTTGCCGGCGGGGCTGAGCGCGCGGATTCGGTGCTCGCCGGGCTTGACGCCCTGGACGGGCAGTGCGATGTGGTGGCGATCCACGACGCGGCGCGGCCGTTGGTCTTGCCCTCGCAATTCGCCAAGACAATCCGCGTGGCAGCGCGTTTCGGCGCGGCGGTGCTGGCCGTACCGGTGTGCGACACGATTAAGCAGGCCACGGACGAGGGGGTCGTACTCCAAACCCCGGACCGCCGCCGGCTGTGGGCCGCCCAAACACCCCAGGCGTTCGAGCGCAACCTGCTGCTCGACGCCTACCGCGCGGCGCACGACGATGGGTTCAGCGCCACGGACGACGCGGCGCTGGTCGAACGCATCAACGGCCGGGTGGTGCTGGTGCCCGGTTCACCGGAGAATTTTAAAATCACCACGCTCCACGATTTGCAACACGCCCGGCTGGTGCTCGCCCAACGGCGCGGGGCCGCGCGATGA